In a genomic window of Telopea speciosissima isolate NSW1024214 ecotype Mountain lineage chromosome 5, Tspe_v1, whole genome shotgun sequence:
- the LOC122661460 gene encoding trimethyltridecatetraene synthase-like yields MAKLLLQNHDHNFASQPKTAAGKHTAYNYSAMIWSSYGPYWRYLRKIYLTELFTPKLLDFYEKIRMEETGLLLKRIYDSSGKEIRLKTHLWNANLSFVSRIVMGKKFSYEPVEALEELKKMFEELLFLNGVLDIEDCFPWLGFLDLKGYVKQMKDLGKRFDGLLEKVICEREMRRKDVEILGENNMVDVLLRMADDPNLEVKLDRTALKGITLELLGGSTESSIVSVEWALSELFKNPETLKKATEELDRVVGRERWVEEKDISHLPYIDAIVKETLRMHPVSPLLAPHEAQEDCEVAGYTILAGTRVHVNTWTIGRDPMVWDAPQEFRPERFIGKEIDMKGRYFELLPFGSGRRMCPGYALGLKMIQSYLANLIHGFLWKLPGEMQPQDLDMDEVYGLSTPKKIPLIAMAELRRPSHLYCG; encoded by the exons ATGGCCAAACTACTTCTACAAAACCACGATCACAACTTTGCTTCTCAACCCAAAACCGCTGCAGGCAAGCACACCGCCTACAACTACTCCGCAATGATATGGTCCTCCTATGGCCCCTACTGGCGCTACCTCCGTAAGATATACCTCACTGAGCTCTTCACCCCCAAACTTCTCGATTTCTACGAGAAAATACGAATGGAAGAGACGGGTTTGCTTCTAAAGAGAATCTACGATTCATCAGGGAAAGAAATTAGATTGAAAACCCATCTGTGGAATGCTAATCTGAGCTTTGTAAGTCGGATTGTAATGGGGAAGAAGTTTTCATATGAGCCTGTTGAGGCGTTGGAGGAGCTCAAGAAGATGTTTGAGGAATTGCTCTTCTTAAATGGAGTGTTGGATATTGAGGATTGTTTTCCTTGGTTGGGTTTCTTGGATTTGAAGGGGTATGTGAAGCAGATGAAGGATTTGGGGAAGAGATTTGATGGGCTTCTGGAGAAAGTGATTTGTGAGCGGGAGATGAGGCGAAAAGATGTGGAGATTTTGGGAGAAAACAATATGGTTGATGTGTTGCTGCGGATGGCCGATGATCCTAATTTGGAAGTGAAGCTCGATAGGACTGCACTTAAGGGGATAACACTG GAACTACTAGGAGGTAGCACTGAGAGCTCTATAGTCTCAGTAGAGTGGGCTCTCTCTGAGCTCTTCAAAAACCCAGAGACCCTCAAAAAAGCAACAGAAGAGTTGGATAGAGTagttgggagagaaagatgggTTGAAGAGAAAGACATCTCCCACCTACCATACATTGATGCCATAGTGAAGGAGACATTGAGAATGCACCCAGTGTCACCACTGCTAGCACCGCACGAGGCTCAAGAAGATTGCGAGGTCGCCGGCTATACCATTCTAGCAGGAACCAGAGTACATGTTAATACATGGACTATAGGGAGAGACCCAATGGTTTGGGATGCACCACAAGAATTTCGTCCGGAGAGGTTCATTGGGAAAGAAATTGACATGAAGGGACGTTATTTCGAGCTATTGCCCTTTGGATCAGGGAGGAGGATGTGCCCTGGCTATGCCCTTGGGCTAAAGATGATTCAATCATACTTGGCTAATCTCATACATGGGTTCCTTTGGAAATTGCCAGGTGAGATGCAACCCCAAGACTTGGACATGGATGAAGTTTATGGTCTTTCCACACCTAAAAAGATACCACTTATCGCCATGGCTGAGCTTCGACGTCCATCTCATCTGTATTGTGGTTGA